A genomic segment from Garra rufa chromosome 5, GarRuf1.0, whole genome shotgun sequence encodes:
- the b3galt8 gene encoding beta-1,3-galactosyltransferase 1, whose product MRKRSRYKLLMYFAGAGLITFAVMLVFNSKIRPSIPKKTPTPKELYDVISPSTYRFILNQPELCGKSPFLILMIPATLKDTEARTAIRRTWGQNGLISHLTILHLFVIGQPAQSDPVLQEHLEKESMEYGDIIQMDFVDSYQNLTIKTMMIMNWIATYCQGAQYAMKIDADIFLNVRYLVDYLHGQGESSRKDYITGSVIADAAPHRDSFNKWYISEDLYPDKWYPPYLSGAAYVFSTDLARKILQASRFVRPIPLEDVYVGLCLHVLGVKPVYATRFLRLRNLFEVRRLKYERCTFAKHIIVNGFNPQNLLRIWHDFQKSYSTC is encoded by the coding sequence ATGCGAAAACGATCGCGTTATAAACTTTTGATGTATTTTGCTGGAGCTGGACTTATAACATTTGCAGTTATGCTCGTTTTTAACAGCAAAATACGGCCGTCTATTCCGAAGAAGACTCCAACACCCAAAGAGCTCTATGATGTGATCTCACCGTCAACATACAGATTCATTTTGAACCAACCAGAATTGTGTGGGAAGAGTCCTTTCCTGATCCTTATGATCCCAGCGACTCTCAAAGACACAGAGGCGAGGACCGCTATTAGAAGAACATGGGGTCAAAATGGCTTGATTTCTCATTTGACCATTTTGCATCTATTTGTCATTGGCCAGCCTGCACAAAGTGACCCAGTACTGCAGGAACACCTTGAGAAGGAGAGCATGGAATATGGTGATATCATTCAAATGGACTTCGTGGACAGCTACCAAAATCTCACAATCAAGACAATGATGATTATGAACTGGATAGCCACTTACTGCCAGGGTGCCCAGTATGCCATGAAGATCGATGCAGATATCTTTCTGAATGTGCGTTACCTGGTGGACTACCTGCATGGCCAGGGCGAGTCTTCAAGGAAAGACTACATCACTGGATCAGTCATCGCAGATGCTGCTCCTCACAGGGACAGCTTCAACAAGTGGTATATCTCAGAGGATCTTTACCCAGACAAATGGTATCCTCCATACTTGTCTGGAGCTGCATATGTCTTTTCCACTGACCTGGCCAGAAAAATATTACAGGCCTCTAGATTTGTGCGACCAATTCCACTTGAAGATGTCTATGTGGGGTTGTGCCTTCATGTCTTGGGTGTAAAACCAGTTTACGCAACAAGATTTCTGAGACTTAGGAATCTTTTTGAGGTGCGCAGACTAAAGTATGAAAGGTGCACTTTTGCCAAGCACATTATAGTGAATGGCTTTAACCCACAGAATCTTCTCCGCATCTGGCATGACTTTCAGAAGTCTTATTCTACATGTTGA